The Tenebrio molitor chromosome 7, icTenMoli1.1, whole genome shotgun sequence region GATGGAAAATCCAATTTAGGTCCTGTGAAAGGAAACTTCAGCTGGAAGACCAATAAAAAGACACGCATGCCACCATTCCCCCCGAATCTTCCGGTTTCAGTAATTTTCTTAACGTcagaacatttttcttttttgaagtCCTGCAACTCGATAATTTGTAATAGATACATGGCTTTTTTCTCAACCATAACAAAACACATTGTGCTTCAATCTCGAGGATATTGTGTGGAACTGTCAATATTGCTCTCGGTTCAAGTAACATTCCTGTTATCTTGTCGTCGATGACAAGCCAAGAACTGATTAAACTTCGCTTGACGACTAATCGAAGAATTACTTGCACCATATAAACCGAATGACAGGCTTAATGAACACTAGTAAAGCCATCTGTGGGCTTTAATCAGTTGTAATTCACCTCGCACTTTAAACACGGACTTTCCTAAACCCACATTGATCCTCACTCTGCGGAAAATTATCTGGAGTGCCGAAGAAATAGCGGATAAGATTAATGAAACGACATTTTACACACGCATCATGTGAGAGAACGGGACTATCCGCCATCTTAGAGCGTTTCAAATTTCTCGACTTTATTAAGAAAAATGTGGAAATCTGACTGTCTGTATCATTTACGTGACGGATATTAATAACAAGCACGAAAAATGTGCACTTACTCGTTAGGCTATCTAATTAGAATAATTTTCGAAActactttaattaaaattttaataaggcTGCGAATATAAAACTCACCGAGCACTGTTATTTCTGACATATCTTTCATCTCATTTTCGTAACGAGGTGATATTTCGCAAAAAAAGTCAGCTCGCGAGAATTATTCATCACCTGATGCCGGAAGTGTCGGTTTAGAATcataaacttttaatttataaaatatttatctttcactttcgttttcactcggtttactttttaattaaaacaaacttaattttcacattttcaggGATTCCTTAACGTTCGATACAAGCTAAGCTTGTTACTTGCGCCCGTAATGTATATTTtcaacgtaaaaattaatgctGAAAATTGTAAGTGGATATCTTTATAACAGTttgctaaaaaaatttttttttctattcaaATCAAAAAAGATCCATCTCACGAGGCAAGAAAATATTACTTTAAAGGAATTGATGCAATGTTTTCAGATCAGGGATCAGAATGTGAGTTTGCTTACATCTTTTtactattttacaaaatttttaattaaatcatctAACGGTATTTGATATtgataaaatataaaagtatGATGAAAAGACCCGTTTTTCTACGCACAACCGATTCATTTTATTCTCATATCAGCGTAAACATTTATCGAAAATCaacttcttttattttattattgttaagaaaaaaatatgtttatggCGGAGGGATAGTATTCTTCAAGCGATCGAAAATCGCATCTTTGTGCATCTCTATAGAAACCGCTGAAGtggcattttttttgtaaccggagTTGAAATGCCCACAGGCGGCTCTGCCGAGTCAATGTAAGGTtatttgaagcatttctcacggtttatttatcaataattacatgaaatatgtaataattaatttatcccTTTAAAAAAAGCcactaaaaaagcgaaataagaaaattgttacccaatatttaaccggtggcagtgtggtgtaacacgagtcgcccatgtgcacggatgacagatgtcaaaatcaaaaatagtaAGATGccgttcaatgttaaaaagttaactttagactttagtagactttactaatattattgaaccctcaagtactaataatattgcaacaagagaactaggaattactggtgccttaaaatttgaaaattgtaagtttgaaaattgtcattttactgtaactgtagcaaaagaaaatcaatgaGCTCATGTccgctattttttttttataatccgcttgaagataaaatacatAGTAGGTATATATCATGCAGACTAAAAGGTCTTGTtatgcttcgcccagttgcgacctcgacttcgcttcggtcttcaatctctgaacaaaaagactcacttctactcttaatgtaGACGTCGTATTTAAcccgttcgtgtgtaaattgggttctTTATGGTACtctgggcctttaaaacgctcatTTCACTCGCGTTTGAAACTGTCTCACTCATGCTATAAAcagcccaatttacatacgaactcgttaaataatataCTACATATTTGTGCAAAACGCAACTGTTCGTAATTAAAGCATCTAAATGTATTTTCTGTATAACTCTACTTTAGCATATCCTGTAAAGCGCCATTTTTAAGCCACCGCTAAGTACGAAAATTCGTGAAGattccagaaaaaaaaaaatcagtaatTCTTTAGTTATAAGAAGACAAGTGATACATGCatgcaaataaattttccctttatAATACATGTGTTTTACAATCAGTTAAGGTCATCTATGTTCTGAACATACTAAAAAATTAcctgaaaattattaatttattaacctcaaaaaaaaaataattttctgccACGTTAAAATTCCTTACATATTTATGCTGCATATTAAAGTATGTGAATGGTTACACATAGAAACGTCCTTGAAAAAAAGTACAGGTCCAACAgttaaaaatcataatttgtaatttttacacaATCGTAAGAATCAAATTCTCACTGAATTACGAGTACTACCAACTGGCAACAACTCACGCAATTTATTTAACTTTACAATGACCTTTAATAGAATATTAATCTAGTTTTAGATTAAATTGatttactgaaaaaaaaaggctagtaaattaaatattatacgtatttacattttgaTATATCTTTCATTTAAACATGAATAAGTTTCAATTGGGTTGTcttatttcaataaaaccactttatcaaaattttatttatccacgtatcaacaacaataaaaatgaaacgtaaataagtgacaaaaaattgacaaattgtttttaatatttactttTCCTGTTTGGGACAATTATACACCGCACAGAAATCTGctgcttattttttaatatcattAATGACAGCGCAAAAGGTCAGAACAAAAATATCAGAGGTTGGCACTGCAATTTTAACCAGTTTCGAAGGTGCTAATTCCGCTAAAATTAGATGATTTATGTCTAAATCATACACGTGAACTGGTTCCGCCTGTCACCCCACATACAACCCCGCCTTGACGCGGGTAAATACGGAATTTTCATAAAACGATATCTTACGAGAACACCAAACCAGACACCTCCAATTTCATTGGACCCCCTAACTCTGAATAAGTTGAATgtgaacaaatttaaaaaaagctcGGGACTTatggaattgaaaaatatgagaACGGCGCGCTTCGGTAAATATTCGTTTTTATTATTCCTCCGAGCGCGGCCCAGTGCATAACTTCATACCACTTGAAAAGCGCGACATTACATATTTACAGGGCCGAAATGgtgaaaattgaatatttttatcatcGCAACAATAGCGAAGcgacttcgtctcgattaATATTAAACTGTGCGAGTCGTGACCGTCTGTATCCTTCCTAATcaaatgaaacgtcaaaagTCAATAAGTTTGAAGAGCCGCCACAATCGACTTGGCAATGCGTGACGTGATCGGGTGTTTTgtgtaaaaagaaataatttatgagaGGATGTGGGCCGACAAGTGGATTTGGGTTAACGGCAGCaacattgttttcttttatttatatttgcgTTCTGGATCGATCTTCGCCTATTGGATAATTGTTATGCGCGTTGCGATGTCCGGCAATAATCCGTCAAAGCGTCCGGACATATCGGGAAACTATCGATATTCGATAGGAACAGAGACGAACTATGGTACATCAAAACTCACCGTGTCCGTATTGAGAATTTTGACGATAGATCTAGATGCGAAACAAAGGCATGCATGGAGCGGCGCACGTTTTAATACGTATCTGTCTGTTCACAAACGAGACGCATAATATCCGACGCCGGTGCGGTGCGTTGCCGGAGGACGTCGGGGCTGTACTGAGCGTCAAAACCGTCACCTGGTCGACGTCGTCGCGACGCCCTCAAAGAGAATCGCGCAGTCCTCCAGGACGAAGCGACGGACGGTCACCTTGCGCTGACAACTTCGAGGACCGTGTCTTAGGACCGAACGTTCGAGAAGGCAACACCTTCGACCGTTCACAAATTGataattttaaccaatttTAACCGACCTTAATATTTAACAATACCTACTACCACCTAACCAACAATatttgtttcagttggcaataaaaaattttacttgaaaCTGGCAaaactgtgaattgtacctatttccgtttgttttattttattggcaTTCATTATTGACAGttgacataaatttaaaatttatatgccttgtttttttgtaatcttttattgatTAAATGGTTTTCGcattggaacatgacataaaagtcaccagttttattgccaactcaaacagtaattgttgctcatccggtatttgcaaaaatattacagttaGCTGTGATTTATGGCGTACGTATAAATTTACCGCCTCTTCTAGATTTatgaatttgacgtttcacaACTCAATTTGTCACTTTCAGGTTTCATTgttcattatttttgaaagtgtTAATTAAGATACTCTGAGTTTGTCAACGCAGAGAAAGTGCAGGACATTAGTTACCTTAGTGAGCAGTAAACCATTTGTGTAAACATTAAACACTTTCATAGTTTGGCAAAAATGAAACTGATTTATTCCCTAAAACATGATACAATTGATTGTAATATCTTATTATTCAAATGGAATATTCGACAATGATACGTGAACTTGTTCGGTGTTGGTCTGCTTCAAAATAGTACGATCTGCTAAATCAGGAAATGTCTTTGGTGGCCCAGATTAGCGATCTGAACAACAttatataacgggtgtttttttaaatttggcgtcgaagtaggcgttgaagtgtcgattgtgaacgcactatacagattacggatcacggatcagctgtttcaatcttacgcttttacaggagtggtgcgatctcaatcgactctccaacgcctacttcgacgccaaatttaaaaaaacaccctttataacgggtgactattaaaattttcacttagagTTGGCTaaggatcattctttgttttccgttgcaccttagacactgacaagtttgacatttcaataaataagtatttcttctcttaatttggttatgtttcaattctaccgggtgatcaagaaggactgtttaagttggcaatacaattaagaaaatttttatttataacactgtaactggatatgttttgttggtttatttgacaaatatctgatataggtatagcattaacaacgacaagccaccaacaaccggaagttacttctgttatacgatttaaaattcgattcagtgttaccaacttaaacagtccttattgatcaccccgtatatactgactgacatttgtcgttcgttcttgcgtgtgtctaaagtaacagaaaaaataaaaactcgttcaaagccaactccaagtgaaaattttaatagtcacccgttgtAAGTATAAATAATGGAAAGAGTATTGGAAGGTTTCCAGAATCTGAGGAACCTGTTAAGAATTCGGAATTAAAAGACTGAcctttaaatattttgcaataaagttgactcaagttgcaaaaaaccacttgtcatttgcaacagcatttttttcatatttttgaaccaaataaaggcacaaagggaccagaaaatcatagtttgagttgaatattttccatataagtacagttttaagtaatttccaatgaatgactaatgccataaaagtgctgttgcaaatgcaaagtggttttttgcaacttgagtcaccTTTATTTGGATGTTTTAATGACCAAGTAATTGAACGACAGTAAAGcctacaataaaaaattagaagGCTAGCCCAATATTGATCATCAGACAATggggaaaacatttttgaaaatagatGAAGCAGTGTCGTTGCAGTGTCTTTTTTTAAAGCTCTTTGTTTCTAGGCAACCAAATAATCACATCACTTTACCTTTAGTTTGTGGACTATacagttttatattttatttttattttattgacgATACTGTTATTTCAACTTTAATAATATTCAACCGCAGTAAAATTATGATGTTTTGTTTACCTGCGGGAAAACTTTTACACATTCGCTTTATCAGAATAAACGTTTACGTTACGCGCATTATTACCGGTCGAAAATGACATATTTGCGAAACGTTACTGATAAATTTTCCTATAAAAAAgataatacaaataaataaatgattgtcACGATTCACATTTTGTTCTCccgatattattttatttcactgTAGTATTATTCGATATTCGatattctatttttgtaaAGTTCTAAGAAAGCTTTCTACAATGTTGTATTGTATCAACACAAGTTGAAtctttgacaatttaaacatatttatcttgaagacaacgtaTACAGTTTCCTTAAAAACACAgaatatattatttaaaaatgcataaatACTTATTTGCCATGTAACAATTGTAAcgtgtcaaaactgtcaaattacgATACATGTTGGATAAGGATAACTCATTGAGTATCGTAATAGAAAGGTATGATGCAAATATCGTACCACGTTTTATCTACCTACTATCgatcattattttaaaaaataattagtacaatggccggcaagaaaaactagccatcacttttctgttgcgtcaaaatccaaatgtgtaattaatgctttaatgacgctgacatttaaatgatggcaaactttttttgccggccactgtacatgagaaaaaaattatattatgcAAACCAATGCAGCAGGCTGGAGACATTTTTTTGCTGAGTTAACTAACtccggacattttaattaacagttttaaaaaataaataaaaacaaatagggagaaaacaaataaaaacgaaaatgggaaattataaaacaaaggAGAAATCAGTGACTTGTACGACGTATAATGAAAAGACATAATAAGAAGTGAATCAAAAATCCGAAGAGTGAAAATGTtcataacaacaataaaaacagTGTGTCTCAATTACTCAATTCGTGactgaagaaaattacaagcaaaacaactaagacgtcgaactcacaactgagactaagatttaataatttgacatttgactgtttacatctgatttgacggcTTTAACGGCTCGACATAGTTCGACATAATACATTTATAGAGCAGCACAATTCCATAGGACGTTCTTTTAGAGACACTTTGTAAGATTGCGTGAACATTTTACTGTATTATGTTATAACGGgtgaatattaaaattttcacttggagttggctttgaacgggtttttattttttctgttactttagacacacgcaagaacgaacgacaaatgtcagtcagtacaattgaaacataaccaaattaagagaaaaacatttattgaaatgtcaaacttgtcagtgtctaaggtgcaacggaaaacaaagaatgatccatagccaaccctaagtgaaaattttaatagtcacccgttatatgtgaaaaataaatccaaAGATACTTAGATGTGAAagtaatttaatgaaaataaaaaataggaaatgatttatttcattgtattggttatttatttaataaaaagaatatgaaaaaaaatatataaaagcTGTAGGTCAAAATCGGGCTCCCAAGTCAAGTAATACTAACGTTATTGATTCTCAGTGAACAAATAACAAACAGTAAAACgaaaaacacaaaagtaatTGAGGACtggtaataaaaatgtattagaTTGTAGAAAAGTTTGGCAAaatattcgcaaaaaaataaaacgtttttattaCAACTTCAACAACAAAACGACAACTAAATAATTTCGTCTTCCAAAACTTCTTATTCTCTGTGGCGAACTATCCATGTAAATACGGCATTACAGTCATAGTGCATTTATGTTTTCAGGATTTATTAGCAGACATTTTTTCGAGAGCCCAAATCAAAATGTATAGGTAccaaaaaatagtaatttttgaaaaatacattGTAAATCGCTTTCacacaaactaaaaatattaaacaattGTTTCGTAACGTAATGAATGTCTCACTCTACCCTAAATATTATTACTATAACTCAAGTTAATGCTGTAACTTTGTGAAATTAATTGAGTCGGGtggtgtttaataaaataataaatttgagttCCCCTTGCGCTTTAAGCGTAACGCTGTTATTgatcaattttaattcacGATATCAAACTATCTGAATATAAATCTCCCTCCggtaacaaataataattataatctccttccataattaaaatttcaatgtaATAAAGTGAAAAGAAAGCGTTAATTGGCGcgagaaatttaatttagttgCCTCGTTTCAACAACCAAAGTCTCGTTTGATTTGTGGATTAAGTTTTTTTCCTAAAGGTGAAATGAATAAGTCCGTTCGTGTTCTTTTGATGTAGTGCATTTCTCATCAAGCAAAAATCAACTCTTGTGCAGTTAACGTTAACAACATTATCAAGAACGAAATACGGTCGGGTTCACGTTCAGAGTTCAACAATTTCAGTGGATAATCGAGCTAAATCGAAAAACTTCACCAACTTTTAATGACGTATGGAGCTAGCTAAACGGCTAAAACTTTTATGCCTTTTTAAGTTTTTCTCGCAATTATCGTTGCAATATTGGCTCTTCCTCGTTGCGAAAGTCTGGTAATTGGCAACGTTGGAGTTGAAAGCCGATTCATCGACCTTTGCAAATTCTCTAAATTGGGAACGACAACGACACTCGATTCCTCCCGGCCGCATTGAACACTTCCTGTAATCTGGTGTAATTCCACATACAAGTTTGGACAAATAACTGCCATCTTTGCGGAGCGTGAGTGGCAAAGCTTCTTCGTACATCAAACATAAATGCACACCCCACACACGTGAAGGCTTTACTTATTCACCATTTATTTTTAAGGCCTCTTTTCTGAGATTGCCGCCTcaccattaaatttttatcttgaaaatttccatGGTTTACTGGTCTAGACTACAGCACCTCGACTTCTGTGACCCCAGCTCAAGTTTTCTACAATTTTACGGCTGTTTTGATACCGACGAACAAACAATACAAGCCGAGAAAACAACACATCTTACTCAAAACGTAAACAATAACGTCTCTCGATTTTCGCTATTGTTAAGCGAACGGCGACGGTGCGAGCGTTGTGAATCCCCCACGGCCGGAAAAACCGGGTCAATACGGCCAACACCGGAACACTCCGGTTAAAGATATGCAAAAGCGGCACTTAGATCCGGAGCTATCAAAGCTGGccggaatttatttttaagaattgaTTGAATATCTCGGCAGGACCGCTCCGACCGGAGTTTCCCCTTTTCTTCTGCTTTTCACTGAATGTCAGATCAGTGCATTACACAAAACCGCCGCTCGAAAATCTTCGACTTCCTCCTCGTCTTTTCGATTTCCTCTTAGATGGGGGAGCCGTGCCTAATGTAATCCGTTTTATTGCtagtataaataaaaaatatggagCACGTCGCACACTACCACCACCACCTCAAATTCGATAACGCCGACCTTTATTAaggcagaaatttttattcgatttGCTCGTTTACATTCGTGTTATTCTCCAAGTATCAGTTGACATATTTTTTGCGCGTCTCGCAATTAAAACAAAGATGCAGACGTGTAATAATCAGATTACGCGGGATCTGACAGCGGAGGAATTTTATCcattatttgaaaacaaaatagaAGATTTCATGTAGACAGACCTTTTATTACGTCTGCGTTCTTTGAAGCCATTTATCACAAAAATACTCGTAAAGGAAACTAATCGAAATCCACTCCGGCTCAGGTTAGAGTGTTACACTTTCTTTTTTATTCAAGAGCAacaagaatttaataaaaatcttgATTTTGCTTTGTACTGATGTTAGATGTTACGTCAAACATACCAGATTATGTCGACAACGGAGTCTTTTGAAAGTTGTTATTTCAGGTGCGGGTCTGAAAGCGAGGACAAACCTCAACggaaatgtaaattttcttttcccttTACAAGCGTTAAATTATATGCAAAGTGGGGACTATCGACATTCggtcaaaataaataatcgctggttaaaaatgacagatgaTCTTCATTTCGTGGGACTACATAATGAACACCAACGTAATAATGATtcctgtatattttattttcgtaaCAGGCATGAAACTTTAGGGCTCACAAAACGAAAGTCTATCTAATACCATcattaataaagtttattaaGACTTATTTTAATCTGCACAACGTacatataaattttaattttgaagacAACTGTAACAATGAGTACTTTGGAACAATTAAATCGACTTAAAATCGGCTTCCAACTTTTTTAAGTATTGTTTTCTGCATTCCATATCATCTGCGGGTCGATTGTATGGTAACCAAACTGGTTCTCCTATGAAGAATCTTTTGGCCTTTACGTAgttctgtaaaaaaaattgctgcgCTTGTTAACTAAGccttataatttttaacatactTAATTAACGAATTAACCCATTTTAGTAACAGGACAGTACAAATAACATAGTCAATAGTAACTTTTTTCTTTGATCAAATTTGATTTGCAAGATTAATTTGTCAGTTGAATTGATGAGATTCAGAAATTGAgattaaattgaaaatgtatttttgatGATCGctttacatatttttgttgatttaacGAAACAAGCAGGTCAGTATAGGTCAAAATTAATGTGATCCATgaacatttaatttgttatatcAGTCACGGCACCgtttttttagtaataaaaaGAATCAAAACAAAGATGGTAGGTACTGTAGTATAAAATTAaagatgaaatatttttacggaATTTCTATTTCACCTTGACATCTAACGTGAAGCGATGGTAAATTCCACTCGGTATTATAATCATATCACCAGTTACCACCTCAATTCGAATCCATTCATCATTTTTGTCTCTAACATCAAAATAACCAGACCCATCCAGAATAAATCGAATTTCCTCGTCAGTGTGCAAATGTTCCTGGAAGAACTTTTTCAGCATTTCGTCGTAATTAGGCAAACATTCTTTAGAGCAGGTAGTTTCATCTTCATATGTATATcctctttctttttttattttatccaaAACTCCATCTGTTGAGTAAGTTTTTACGTttagctacaatttttttgtgtaatatttttatttcgaagcGTCAACATTACAGTTACCTTAAAATATTCCACTCCGGATATTTTGTATAGTTCTTCAAGGGAAAGAAATTTCGGTGGATTTCTATGGTGCTCGGTTCTTTGATCGCCGGGGTCATCGTCCATGTACCACGCACGAACCATTTTAAAAAGCTAACTGTTCAAATGATGGGAATAAAACAAAGATTAGTGAGGATCATAAGGTCAACGAGATATTTACCACaacgtaattaattaatgaaaaacttaaacataacctcaattcaaaataaaaggaCGTGTgtgtgtattttgggttgcagaTATGTATACGATATAGCTATCGCAAAacacaaaatgaaaatagaTAAATCATGAAACTAATGTCCAACTAAATTGCTCTTCTAAACAACAGTTTAGAATTAAAAGTTGAACGTTCAAAGTAGCTGCAAGACTGGAAAGTATCTTACGAGAGATTATcaagaaaaaattggaaaaacgaGAACCCGTCGAAAGGGCTTAACTTttgattgtaaattaaatttgttttaaaacaaatttctgtttaaaaaatagttaaattTACGGAAGTCGTTTCCTGTGACTGGTCTGATTAGCTttcatgaaaaatttaatcctGGATGGAAGGAAATTCGATAGACAGCCCCGTgcattacaaaaatttgacGTTGACAGCGGAGTTCTTTTTAACTTTATGACTGACGTTTGTTTCGGCTTGCTTGTCATATTCGTTTGCTCTtcgaagtaaattttaaaattgggaaaacgGTACAGGCGGTT contains the following coding sequences:
- the LOC138135850 gene encoding acireductone dioxygenase-like, which produces MVRAWYMDDDPGDQRTEHHRNPPKFLSLEELYKISGVEYFKLNVKTYSTDGVLDKIKKERGYTYEDETTCSKECLPNYDEMLKKFFQEHLHTDEEIRFILDGSGYFDVRDKNDEWIRIEVVTGDMIIIPSGIYHRFTLDVKNYVKAKRFFIGEPVWLPYNRPADDMECRKQYLKKLEADFKSI